GGTTTATTGGTAAAGGTAAAGTAGAAGAGCTACGGATGGCTGCAGATGCTCTTGGGGCTAATACAGCAATATTTGATCAGGAATTGTCCGGAGCGCAAGTACGGAACCTTGAAGAGGCTCTGGATCTAAAGATTATTGACCGGACGCAGCTTATTCTGGATATTTTTGCGGGGCGTGCGAAGACGCGAGAAGGGATTATTCAGGTAGAGCTGGCACAATTGTCTTATCTGTTACCTCGGCTTTCCGGCCAAGGGAAGAACTTATCCAGACTTGGTGGAGGAATTGGTACCAGAGGTCCGGGTGAAAGTAAACTGGAAACCGATCGCCGACATATTCGTGATCGAATTACGGAGCTGAAACGCCAGCTGGATGAGGTTGTTAAGACTCGTGAGCTACATCGGGAGCGTCGCCGCAAGGCGGGAGCGGTGCAAGTCGCACTTGTTGGGTATACGAATGCAGGTAAATCAACGCTGCTTAAGCAACTAACGGATGCGGATGTCTATATTGAAAACCAGTTGTTTGCTACATTGGATCCTACTTCACGTGTACTTGAGCTAGCAGGTGGTAAAGAGGTTGTGCTTACGGATACTGTAGGCTTCATTCAGAATCTTCCGCATGATCTTGTCGCATCATTCCGTGCAACGCTGGAGGAAGTGAATGAGGCCAATTTGGTGTTACATGTGGTGGATGCCTCTTCACCAATGCGTGAGGAGCAGATGGAGGTTGTCCATTCCATCTTGCAGGATCTAGGTGCAGCTGGTACACCGCAAATCGTACTTTTTAATAAAATTGATCTATGTCAGCCTGAGCAGCTGGAAATGTTGCCAACGGGTAAAGGATATTTGAAGATCAGTGCATTTAACCCTGAGGATTTAACTCGAATTACCGAAATTATCGCCGATGAATTGGCTGGCGACACTCTCAACTTCCGCATTCCCGGAGACAGAGGCGACATTTCTTCCTTGCTCTATAGGGTAGGAGAGGTTCTTGAAACGACTTACGATGAGAACGATGTGCTCTATAACGTTCGTCTTAATAAAGAGGATTATGACAAATGGAGTTACAAGCTTGCTGAATTTGTGGACCAGCAGTAATTTTGTCAGCCATCCCTAAAGTGGAAATGCTTTGTGTATAGGTATAAAATAATAGCTAATCTAGAAAGCGTCAGGTAACTGCCGCTTTCTGTCATTATGATGGCAAGTAAATGTAAGGAGCGAATAAGAACGAATGGTAGTTTTTGCAGAGGATATTTTGAGCGCGGCAGAGGCCGCAGAAGTTGAAATAGAAGGCGCTGTCAAAGCCCTTGATCGTATTGTAGACAAGAATCAGTGGAAGGTTATAGAAGCGTTTCAGCGTCATCAGGTCAGTGATTTTCACTTTGCCGGCTCAACAGGGTATGCGTATAATGATCGTGGCCGTGAAGTGCTGGATCTTGTCTATGCTGACGTATTTGGTGCGGAATCAGCTCTGGTGCGACCGCATTTTGCTTCAGGAACACATACTATATCAACAGCCCTCTTTGGTGTATTACGTCCAGGAGATGAGTTGCTATACATCACAGGACGTCCGTACGATACCTTACATAAGGTGATTGGTCACGCAGGGGATGGGACTGGCTCTCTCGCAGATTTCGGAATTACTTACCGAGAGGTTGCTCTTACAGTAGATGGCAAGATCGATTGGGATGAGGTAGCTCTCGCCATTAATGAAAATACTAAAGTGATTGGAATCCAGAGGTCACGAGGATATGATTGGCGTGCTTCTTTCACAGTAGCTGAAATTGGTGAGATGACTTCGAGGGTAAAAGTGTTGAAACCGGAAGTGATTGTCTTCGTAGACAATTGTTATGGTGAGTTTACCGAAGAACTTGAGCCTCCACAGGTTGGTGTGGATCTAGTAGCAGGATCGTTAATTAAGAATCCAGGTGGGGGTATTGCTGAGACGGGTGGTTATATCTGTGGCCGACAGGATCTTGTGGAATTGGCAGCTTATCGATTAACCGCTCCTGGTATAGGTGGTGAAGTAGGGGCTATGTTAGGAACAACTCGTGGGCTTTACCAAGGGTTGTTTATGGCTCCTCACACTGTAGGACAAGCTTTAAAAGGGAGCATCTTTGCTGCATCCGTATTTCAGCGTTGCGGTTTTGAGACAAAGCCAGCGTGGAACGAGCCCCGTACAGATTTGATTCAGGCGGTTTCCTTTGATGGGCCAGAACATTTAATTGCCTTTGTTCAGGGCATACAACGCGCTGCGGCTGTTGATAGCCATGTAGTTCCAGAGCCATGGGATATGCCTGGATATGAACATCCTGTTATTATGGCGGCAGGTACGTTTATACAAGGTGGTAGCTTAGAGTTATCTGCAGATGCGCCTATACGAGCTCCCTATATTGGCTATATGCAAGGTGGTTTAACCTATTCACATGTTAAATATGGCGTTTTAATGGCACTTCAAAGTATGCGTGAGAGAAAATTGCTGTAAGAATATCTCACACACCATTGACACGCTGTATTAGGAAATGTACAATGAGATCAGAAAAAGATCATTGGAAGGTTGGATGAGTCATGGGTGATGAAATCCGCAGAAATATGGCACTATTTCCTATTGGAATTGTAATGAAGCTGACTGATTTGTCCGCAAGACAAATTCGTTATTATGAGCAGCACAGTCTGATCGTACCAGCACGTACGTCAGGGAATCAGCGTTTGTTCTCTTTTAATGATGTTGAGCGCCTATTAGAAATTAAAGCTCTGATTGAGAAGGGTGTTAATATTGCTGGCATTAAGCAAGTGATGAATCCTGTCTCTAAGGAATCCGAGGAAGCTACTGTGATTACCCCTGATACAGAGGTTAGACGTAGAGAGTTATCCGATTCCCAGCTTCACCGAATGCTGAAGCAAGAACTAGTTTCCGGTAAAAGACCGGGACAAGTGTCTCTGATTCAAGGTGAGTTATCCCGGTTTTTTAATAAATAATAATATATAGAAGTTCGAAAGGGAGAGGATCACATGAGCTTTTCTAAAGAGGATATTTTACGCATTGCCAAGGAAGAGAATGTTCGTTTTATTCGTCTGCAATTTACGGATCTATTAGGTACTATCAAGAATGTAGAGATTCCAGTTAGTCAATTGGAAAAAGCACTTGATAACAAAATGATGTTTGATGGTTCTTCCATCGAAGGTTACGTACGGATTGAAGAATCTGATATGTATCTCTTCCCTGACCTTGATACATGGGTAATCTTCCCTTGGGTGACAGATAGCCGTGTAGCTCGTCTGATCTGTGACGTTTACATGCCAGATGGTACACCTTTTGCTGGAGACCCACGTGGTATCCTCAAACGTTGTCTGAAGGAAGCAGAAGAAATGGGCTTCACAGCTATGAACGTTGGACCAGAACCTGAATTCTTCCTATTCAAGACAGACGAAAGAGGCAATCCTACTACTGAATTGAATGACCAAGGTGGATATTTCGACTTAGCGCCAACGGATCTAGGGGAAAACTGCCGTCGCGAAATCGTATTGACCCTTGAAGAAATGGGCTTTGAAGTCGAAGCTTCCCACCATGAAGTAGCTTCCGGCCAGCATGAGATTGACTTTAAATATGCTGACGCGATTACTGCTGCTGACCAAATTCAAACCTTCAAGCTCGTTGTGAAGACGGTAGCCCGTCAACATGGCCTGCATGCAACTTTTATGCCTAAACCATTGTTCGGTATCAACGGATCTGGTATGCACGCTCACCAATCCTTGTTTAAAGGCAAAGAGAATATGTTCTATGACGAAAGCGACAAGCTGGGTCTGAGCAAAACTGCACGTTACTACATGGCTGGTATTTTGAAGCACGCTCGTGCTTTTGCAGCGATTACTAACCCAACTGTGAACTCATACAAACGTCTTGTTCCTGGTTATGAAGCACCTTGCTACGTAGCTTGGTCTGCAAGTAACCGTAGCCCAATGATTCGTATCCCGGCTTCAAGAGGCCTTAGCACACGTGTTGAAGTTCGTAACCCGGACCCAGCAGCTAACCCATACCTCGCACTTGCTGTTATGTTGAAAGCAGGGCTAGACGGTATTAAGCGTAAGCTTGATCTTCCAGCTCCAATTGACCGTAACATCTATGTGATGTCTGAGGAAGAGCGTATTGAAGAAGGCATTCCAAGCTTGCCATCCGATTTGAAAGAAGCACTTAGCGAAATGATCCGCAGCCATGTTATTACCGAAGCTCTCGGTGAACATGCTCTGGCTCACTTCTACGAGCTGAAAGAAATCGAATGGGACATCTACCGTACACAAGTTCACGAGTGGGAAAGAGCGCAATACATGACTCTTTACTAGAATCTTCAAACCCTTGACACCTATGGTGTTGAGGGTTTTTTTGTGTTTGGGCAAGGTTAGGAGGTTATGTGGAGGTTTATGAGCGCCCCCGTAATGCCCTCTAAAAATGTAGTTTCATTCGAGGATACTTTTATGTGTGTATATGTCCGCTGTGATTCTCATACTACCGTGACCTAAACGTTCTTGTACGTACTTCATATCGTTACTAGCCTCAAGTAAATGGACAGCATGAGTGTGACGAAGAGAATGGATCGGCATTGCCGGGTGACCAATACGTTTCAAAATTCGCGAAAAAGAATTGAATAGAGAAGATTTCGGCATGAAATTATCACCATCTCTACAACGTACTAGATTTAAGTTATGCTTGTATAATTCATTCCAAGCTAATTTGTTCTGGTTCTGATGTTTAAAATGTTGTTTCAAATCTTGAATAAGAGATGTGCTTATTTGTATTGTTCGTTCTGAATTAAAAGTCTTTGTATCCCCGAAAAGTTCCTCATCGCTATCAGCGGAAAAATCCAGTGTTTTGTTAATGGTTAATATTGTTCTGGCTGAATAAGCGTGTTCTTTCGAATTGTCCCCACCTAATATTCCTGAAGCCATTCATTCAAAAACGACAATAACGGTAGATCGCTTTGCTCGAATCCTTCTGCTAGTTTGCTCTCAAAAGCAACTGCAGCTATTTGCGCTTCTTTTTTTGTTTCAAAACCTCGTGGAGACTTTTCTTTAATCTTTTGGGTAATTGGGTCTCTATACTTTAATCGAAATTCCCATCCTGTTGGATGTTTCTTGAAATTTGCCATTTGTACCTCTCTGTTAGAACGTGCGTTCTATTTTTGTATATGTTAAACCGCTTTGCAGCGGTGAGAGCGCAAATACTTAATTAAAAGCACCTTTATAATAAATAACCATTTCTTTAGGGAATTCTATTCTGCTAAAGTACGAAGAAATTGATTCTCCTTGTTCTATGGTACCTGTGACCTAATTCGTGGCACATATCAAGCGCTGCCATTCATGACTTAGTTGATTGTTAATTACGTACTTCTGACGAAATTTGGTATAAAAAACCCCTTTCGTTGATTCGCCAAGATCCTCAAAATTATTTTAACGGTCAGCTGCTGCTCTAGAAGAGTCACAACAACAGATAAAGGACATTGATGAACACCAGGCAGTCGAACAGTGTAGGGGCATTGCACTGATAGAGGCAAAGCAGACCATAGCCCGGCAACGGGAGGCGCTGGAATCAAGTCGTAAAGTTATGGAGGATGCGCTATCCGTAGGAGAGGCACGTTACAAGGATTTTGATACGCAGTTATGCCCATGGCGGATTTATCGGATGGAGTGAAAAGCATAGATGCAGCCCTAGGAAATAAGGAAGGGAGCGATAAGGCATGAAAAATTGACCACGGAACAAAAAGAAGCATTTTACCGAAAGAGAAAGATAGAACGGCCGAATTTCAAAGAATTGGCAACCAAACTAAATTGTACCCGGGTAGAGTTGGTCAGTGCTCAAATGGGAAATAACTTACCTTACGATGTGTATGTGGCTGTAAGGGACTGGATCGGGGAGGGTAATTCATGACACATGTACAGATGACAAACCAGCAGCTTAACCGGGCGCTGGCGGAGTTGATGGGGTACACAGTCACCGACTTTAGTTATGGAGATGATCCTGATAATTACGACTATTTAATGGTTGTAGATGAGGTTGGAGAGCAGTGTGGTGAAGCTAGATTAAGCGAAGAAGAGGCCTGGGACGAAGTACCAAACTATTCCGTTTCTGTCAGCTTAGAGGTAGAGGTAAAGGCACTGGATCTGAACACGGCAGCTTAGGCGCGAAGCGAGCGTATAGGAAGGCTGATGCTGATGAAAAAAAGTTATCTCAGGATGAAATCAGATTGTGAGTTTGTGATAGAGTGGCTGTCTACAGGACGTAGACCAGGTAATAAACGCGGGATAGAAAGGCGAGCAGTATATCAGCGTGAGATACTAATGGACCCTATTCGAATACAATCATTTATCCAACAAAGTAATGCTGGGAGTCCAAGTAATTTATCAGAGTGGCAAAGATTTCAGATTGAAGATGCATTATCAACATTGAGTCCTCGTGAAAAGGAATGTTATGTATTAGCTTTTGGCAATTGCTACTCACGTAGTCAAATTGCTCATCTTCTTGGAATGAAAAAGGAGAGTGTTAACGAGTATATCGCCCGAGGGTAGATGAAAGTTGGAAAATTAATTCAAAATAGTTTGTTTTTATGTGATTAAATATACATCTCTTTTATATGTAAACGATGTATATTTAAGGAATAAATTACCTATAATTGAAATCGTTTCTTGTAGATCTATTTCTATGAACATCATTGCGAGCGCTCGCCTTCAAACGATAGAAATAGAACCCCATCTTGAGATTTGATGAAATGGGTATTAATTACTTTTTATCAAAGGAGGCGACAGTCTAATCGTCTATAATGGCAGTTTGATTGGGAGAATTTGAAATCTGACTAAATGAAAATTAAAGGAGTGGACTTATCTTATGAAACGGTTACTCAATAGGAAATGGTTGATAGCGATTCTGGTACTTGTATTTATTGGATCCGCAGCACCTGCTGTATTTACTCAGACGACGCATGCTGCTGGAACGACCCCTAATGTCATTATAAATGTAAATAGCAATAAAACATTGGGAGTCAGTGGATGGGATAAACAAGCGGATGGGGCGCTTATCATACAATGGAACTTTAATTGGAATTCCATTGTTAATGATCAAAAATGGTATTTTGAAGATCTAGGAGACGGCTATTATCACATCAGAAACGTAGAAAGCGGAGATTTACTGGAAGTCAGCGAATCGTCTACATCCAATGGTGCTAATGTGATTCAATGGCCAGATAATGGCGGATGGAACCAACAGTGGAAAGTTGTTCCAACCAATAAAGATAGAGGTGACTCGTCATATATTATCAACCGAGGTAGTGGCAAGTATTTGGATATCTCGGGACAATCGACATCCGACGGAGGACAGGCTATCCAGTGGGATTATAATGGCGGCGCCAATCAGCGCTGGTTCATTCCGCCTGCATCGTAACACATATGAAGCTAATGCCACTCCGTTTCTACACATAGAAACGGAGTGTTTTTTTAGATAGAGAAATTCAAGTTGACACATAATTGCAATCACTAGCGTTGCCATAGATCTGGACGCTCTAATTGCGTTTTGCTTGCTCGAGCTGGTGAAGCTGGACACGAAGGTAAAACATAGCTTTTTGCAGCTCACTCGCTGGCTAACGAAGCACGTTTACGAAAAAATGCCCCCTCAATCGCGGAGTCGATTGGCCGTTCTGCGATTGAGGGGGCATCGTATTTAAATCGTTAATTTGAGCTTACAACAATGCGATCAAGACTTCGCGCCTACTTCGAGCATGTTGAGCACGCCTTGATCGAAAGGCTCTGGCGAAGGAATCCAACGAGGCATATCCATATCTCAGCAATCAAATCTATAACAAAGAAATCAATAAAAACAATGAGATTTTTAATTATCTTGAAAGTTGTCACCCGATAGCCACCTATATATAGGAGGAACCTATAAACGGTTCGATTCTTATAAAATAGGCGTGTGAAAACTGACCGATACTTTTGTAAGTGGTATGCAATAAACGCAAACAATGGGATGAAGATGAGTCATGCACCAGCCGATGAGCTCAGGGTTAATTGAGCTCATCAATTTATTTTTTAAAATTAATTGTCATCCTTACCATTTCCTTTCGTTTGAATTAATGTAAATGTAAGGAGAAAACACTAGATACCCCTTAATTTTTGTTCTTATTTACATATAAATTCAAACGAAAGGGAGATGAAATTAGTCGTATAGATATGATCGTCAACACCTAAATGGACAACAGAAAGCGATAGCTGCAAAAAGAGACAAAAATGATGAAGAGTTACCGAAACAATCGAAGAAAGAGGTTTGTGAAACATTCGGAGGTGAAGGACAAGTTTATAACGACGAATGGGATAGAGCATGGTTTAAATTTGATATGGTCTATCCGTCTCACGATTTGGTTAATGCAAAGATGGCGGATAGTGGGATTTCGAAGTACGTTGATTGTCCTGATTGTTCCCACAATTAAAGAAGTGAAGTCGCCAAAAGGCGGCTTTTTTATATTTAATATAAACTCATAATCTAAACCCTAAAAGCTGCAGAGGTGACGGTGAAGTAAGGTACATGGGTTGAGTTGAAATGGAAAGTGAAATGCTCCCTGTCAAGTAGACAGTGTAAAAAACAGTTAGATTACTGCCCTCAGTTCAAGTGAATAGAACTGGGGGGGGATTTTCTTTATCGCCGTTAAGCAGCTTGTCTAAACTCGTTAGGAGACAAACCATTCAAACGCTCCGTATAGCGGTAATTGTTGTAGTAACGGATATATTTTCTCACGTCTTTGAGGAGGTCATCATAGGTATCATATTTCGTCAGGTAATAGCTTTCTGCCTTCAATGTATCCCAAAATCGTTCTATGGGCTGGTTATCTAGGCAACGACTTACACGAGACATACTCTTAGTGAAACCACGCTTAACTTGAAGTCGCTTATACTCATGAGAGGTATATTGAAGCCCTCTGTCACTATGGAGCAGTGGGGTCACTCCTCGGTTCCTCCTATACGCTTTCTGCACCGTATCCATAACGAGTTTATTATTGTTGGAGTGGCTCATCATTACAATTAATTATTCTATGCATTTGATAATAGGGGAGTGATCGGATGGTGACTAGGGTTAATATGTACCTTAAAGAAGTGAAAATATGTTTTGAAGATGATGACTATGAGTTGATTAAATTCGAAGATATAATATCTGCAGAAGTATAGATTTTGTGCTTGTGCTGAAATCATTGAGCTAGGTTTTTGTACACACGTCCAAACCAGCCTCAATCATGATCATGACAAGTAGTGGGAACATCATAGAGCTCGGGATGATGTCTCGCGAGCAGGTGAGAGTTGAAGGATCACTTATTAACTCTTGAATAAAGCAACGGAGGGAATGGTTATTAAAATTTATGTAGTGGTTGATTTAATGGGGGAGTATTGGCGTTAGCGGGTGAATACAATAGAATTTTAGAAACACGGCAAAGTGTTGAACTGTACATTAAAGGGATCAATTAGTTTATCCGGCATCAGCCATAGATGTTTGATCGCAATTTATTGGAAGTGGGCAATATTTCAGGAGGGATTGGAGAAAGTATGAAGAAAAAAGACTGGATTTTAGTAATTTTAGTAGTCTCTCTTTTTGGGAATGTTGCATTATTTATAGATCATAAACGTGTCAGCAGAAATGAAGAATTGAAATATGAATTATTGAATGCTTACATTCAACGAGATCTAGCTCAACTTGAAGCAACAATACAGTATCAACAAGATAATAATTGGAAAAATGAAACTCTTGTTACATAGAAACTAGATTATGCCATCGATTCAATTATCTGACACAGTGGAATGGAAAGAGATAAGGATAAGGAAGATATCCTTATGAAAATGTACGATTACATCCATTTAGGTCAAAGGCTGCGTTCTAACGGATGTAAGACTGGCGTAGGATATGATACAAGCTGGGATTCTTTTGCGTCAAAAGTAAACGAGTTCGTTGGAGAGTCTTAGAAGTCAATATATGCATCGCTTTTTCTATAGGAGGGATGTTTTATTGTGGAATTACAATAAAATCTAAAAGCATTGTTTCTTCTATCGTACGGCATATAATTCTCAATACAGTTATGGTTTTAAATGGATTCATTTTAAAATAGAAACCGGGAAAAAGTCCCGAATTCTGGGATCTTTTTATATAAAAACAATAATAAATTTTAACAGAGCCTTCTAGCAATAAAGTGATCTTAGAATGTGTTAAGCTCATTGAGCTCCCATGAAAATAGAATCAGCTCAAAACCTGAAAAAGAGCATAATAAAGAAGACCCATAATAACACTTATAAAAAAAGGCTGAGCCTTATGTTTTCTTTATTAAAGTTAGATAGAGCGAAAATAACAAACTTCCTTCCTCAACCAATAAAGAATAGGCTGGTGTAAAAACCAGAGGAGGATTAATCTCCCATGAGTGCTTCCCAAAAGGGAAGGGGCTCTAAGGACCATAGTTGATCGACCTTCCTCTCCCAGCCATTGTAGCAGTATGGATAGATTCGTCGATCCGTTTTCATCATCTGTGGTGCGGCGATTGCGCTGCATGTATGGCTAACGGAGAACGATAGCTTTATAAAGACTCCTAACCGATACGATTTTAAAAATGTGCCTCATCAGTGATTATACTGACGAGGCATTTTAATTAGATAATTTCTATATCAAATTCAGCCCATCCTAGTGGCAGTGATTCGAAGTCGACTTCTTCGAGGGCTTCTGGTTCAATAATTACTAGTAGAGGTTCATGTATGTCAATCAATGTACCTGTACGTTCGCTGATTCCAATAAAAGTACCAATCGCAACAACGGTTCCGCGCCTTTCACCAAATCTGCTATTGTGATTCTCACAGATACATACGGACTGCCCCGGCATTAATTCTTCCCATCTCATAATTTTTGGGTTACTCCCAGTTCGTTAATAGTTCTCCGGAACATTCCAAAGTATGCAACCCAATCTTTTGAGTAATGGAACTGTCATTGTATCGTAAGCATCAGTCGCGTCTCCGGGAACCTATTTTCGTTTGCCGCGCGGGCGCCTTTTTTCTTGGTTCCTTTTTTCTTGTCCTTTAGCAATAGATAAGCTGTGAAACATTGTATTGTTGCTGTTAGGAGTTGTACCCAATTCTTCATCCATTCTCTCCTTTCGGGAAGGATTACTTTCACTTC
This window of the Paenibacillus sp. FSL R10-2734 genome carries:
- a CDS encoding MerR family transcriptional regulator, with amino-acid sequence MGDEIRRNMALFPIGIVMKLTDLSARQIRYYEQHSLIVPARTSGNQRLFSFNDVERLLEIKALIEKGVNIAGIKQVMNPVSKESEEATVITPDTEVRRRELSDSQLHRMLKQELVSGKRPGQVSLIQGELSRFFNK
- a CDS encoding IS3 family transposase, producing the protein MMSHSNNNKLVMDTVQKAYRRNRGVTPLLHSDRGLQYTSHEYKRLQVKRGFTKSMSRVSRCLDNQPIERFWDTLKAESYYLTKYDTYDDLLKDVRKYIRYYNNYRYTERLNGLSPNEFRQAA
- a CDS encoding methionine gamma-lyase family protein: MVVFAEDILSAAEAAEVEIEGAVKALDRIVDKNQWKVIEAFQRHQVSDFHFAGSTGYAYNDRGREVLDLVYADVFGAESALVRPHFASGTHTISTALFGVLRPGDELLYITGRPYDTLHKVIGHAGDGTGSLADFGITYREVALTVDGKIDWDEVALAINENTKVIGIQRSRGYDWRASFTVAEIGEMTSRVKVLKPEVIVFVDNCYGEFTEELEPPQVGVDLVAGSLIKNPGGGIAETGGYICGRQDLVELAAYRLTAPGIGGEVGAMLGTTRGLYQGLFMAPHTVGQALKGSIFAASVFQRCGFETKPAWNEPRTDLIQAVSFDGPEHLIAFVQGIQRAAAVDSHVVPEPWDMPGYEHPVIMAAGTFIQGGSLELSADAPIRAPYIGYMQGGLTYSHVKYGVLMALQSMRERKLL
- a CDS encoding Arm DNA-binding domain-containing protein gives rise to the protein MANFKKHPTGWEFRLKYRDPITQKIKEKSPRGFETKKEAQIAAVAFESKLAEGFEQSDLPLLSFLNEWLQEY
- a CDS encoding site-specific integrase produces the protein MASGILGGDNSKEHAYSARTILTINKTLDFSADSDEELFGDTKTFNSERTIQISTSLIQDLKQHFKHQNQNKLAWNELYKHNLNLVRCRDGDNFMPKSSLFNSFSRILKRIGHPAMPIHSLRHTHAVHLLEASNDMKYVQERLGHGSMRITADIYTHKSILE
- a CDS encoding sigma factor-like helix-turn-helix DNA-binding protein — protein: MKKSYLRMKSDCEFVIEWLSTGRRPGNKRGIERRAVYQREILMDPIRIQSFIQQSNAGSPSNLSEWQRFQIEDALSTLSPREKECYVLAFGNCYSRSQIAHLLGMKKESVNEYIARG
- the glnA gene encoding type I glutamate--ammonia ligase, whose product is MSFSKEDILRIAKEENVRFIRLQFTDLLGTIKNVEIPVSQLEKALDNKMMFDGSSIEGYVRIEESDMYLFPDLDTWVIFPWVTDSRVARLICDVYMPDGTPFAGDPRGILKRCLKEAEEMGFTAMNVGPEPEFFLFKTDERGNPTTELNDQGGYFDLAPTDLGENCRREIVLTLEEMGFEVEASHHEVASGQHEIDFKYADAITAADQIQTFKLVVKTVARQHGLHATFMPKPLFGINGSGMHAHQSLFKGKENMFYDESDKLGLSKTARYYMAGILKHARAFAAITNPTVNSYKRLVPGYEAPCYVAWSASNRSPMIRIPASRGLSTRVEVRNPDPAANPYLALAVMLKAGLDGIKRKLDLPAPIDRNIYVMSEEERIEEGIPSLPSDLKEALSEMIRSHVITEALGEHALAHFYELKEIEWDIYRTQVHEWERAQYMTLY
- the hflX gene encoding GTPase HflX, whose protein sequence is MAITTHDTETDVQDRAILVSLVTDKIKRTGIDPELSLQELVQLAETAGVEVLDVLRQNKETPDVRWFIGKGKVEELRMAADALGANTAIFDQELSGAQVRNLEEALDLKIIDRTQLILDIFAGRAKTREGIIQVELAQLSYLLPRLSGQGKNLSRLGGGIGTRGPGESKLETDRRHIRDRITELKRQLDEVVKTRELHRERRRKAGAVQVALVGYTNAGKSTLLKQLTDADVYIENQLFATLDPTSRVLELAGGKEVVLTDTVGFIQNLPHDLVASFRATLEEVNEANLVLHVVDASSPMREEQMEVVHSILQDLGAAGTPQIVLFNKIDLCQPEQLEMLPTGKGYLKISAFNPEDLTRITEIIADELAGDTLNFRIPGDRGDISSLLYRVGEVLETTYDENDVLYNVRLNKEDYDKWSYKLAEFVDQQ
- a CDS encoding RICIN domain-containing protein, which codes for MKRLLNRKWLIAILVLVFIGSAAPAVFTQTTHAAGTTPNVIINVNSNKTLGVSGWDKQADGALIIQWNFNWNSIVNDQKWYFEDLGDGYYHIRNVESGDLLEVSESSTSNGANVIQWPDNGGWNQQWKVVPTNKDRGDSSYIINRGSGKYLDISGQSTSDGGQAIQWDYNGGANQRWFIPPAS